One segment of Carassius auratus strain Wakin chromosome 2, ASM336829v1, whole genome shotgun sequence DNA contains the following:
- the LOC113111350 gene encoding epidermal growth factor receptor substrate 15-like 1 isoform X1, which yields MAALTPLSQLSSGNPAYESFYRQVDPGNTGKVGAAEAAQFLKKSGLSDSTLGQIWELSDPERKGYLDKKGFFSALRLVASAQGGSDVSLNSSSQNISAPIPKFRDVVSPSLNITTSASDSSWTIKPEDKAKYDGIFESLSPIGGLLSGDKVKPVLMNSNLPLDVLGKIWDLSDIDKDGHLDKDEFSVAMHLVYAAREKESVPSTLPTALIPPLKRKKMASALPGSVPVLPSSPFLLKENLRPALLGSSTNLSPSSSFKRSSPTPAQPQTHTQQPFSDVWVVPAEDREQYEEIFELADSDFDGMVGGGEVKDIFMNSRLPQSVLAHIWSLADTQRTGKLTKEQFCLAMHLIQEKVKGVDPPQSLTPDMIPPSERGAVSTPILSGFTPSVVSELTPLTSLSRDSSSSVGLVEPTGVKDLDDINQEISQLQSEKRILETEIRQKEEALRQKNSEVQEVQRDLERENVGLQDLEHQKWDAQERLGEMEQQRAKLESTLDETKSKWQEENAKITSLQTQILSQESDVQMQEKEVSRTKTDLYCLEQEEQRLEESLHAGKAKLDSILKLLKTSQDEMDQTRSELSEIQDAQRELNQTIERFSKALNDSVTSLADLDQLIAEESSTAGTKEDSLVKSRMAMFNSSGSQGLNADPFQSEDPFRSDPFNKADPFGGDPFQRSDPFKDPFANSDPFGETSSSQLKASPFSRRVTQTSMSPKPKDSDPFAASDPFGSGSFGGKGGFADFSQMSKSSSSEPQSRKPTYPLPPPKKPGPQRPAPPPYGKNSGSGVHSQGFGAPAVRKTQPVSSSSTLPSAVNPSSAFRAVSPV from the exons ATGGCGGCGCTCACGCCACTCAGTCAG TTATCAAGTGGAAACCCTGCATATGAGAGCTTCTACAGACAG GTGGATCCGGGAAACACTGGGAAAGTGGGTGCCGCAGAAGCTGCTCAGTTCTTGAAGAAATCAGGGCTTTCAGACAGCACACTGGGTCAG ATCTGGGAGCTGTCAGACCCTGAGAGAAAAGGTTACTTGGATAAAAAG GGTTTCTTCTCTGCTCTGAGGCTGGTGGCTTCTGCTCAAGGAGGAAGTGACGTCAGTCTAAACAGTTCAAGCCAGAACATCTCTGCACCCATCCCTAAATTT AGAGACGTCGTTAGCCCGTCCCTGAACATCACAACCTCAGCTTCTGATTCCAGCTGGACAATAAAG CCGGAGGATAAAGCAAAGTATGATGGGATATTTGAGAGTCTGTCTCCGATTGGTGGGCTCCTGTCAGGTGATAAAGTGAAACCAGTCCTAATGAACTCAAACCTGCCTCTCGATGTGCTTGGAAAG ATTTGGGATCTCAGTGACATTGACAAAGATGGACACTTGGATAAAGATGAGTTTTCAGTG GCGATGCACTTGGTTTATGCAGCTCGAGAGAAGGAGTCTGTGCCATCCACCCTCCCTACCGCTCTCATCCCTCCACTCAAGCGGAAGAAGATGGCGAGCGCTCTTCCGGGATCAGTTCCCGTTCTTCCCTCTAGTCCGTTCCTCCTGAAGGAGAACCTGCGGCCAGCGCTTTTGGGAAGCAGCACAAATTTGTCTCCTTCGAGCTCATTCAAGCGCTCCAGCCCGACCCCAGCGcagcctcaaacacacacacag CAGCCGTTTTCTGATGTCTGGGTGGTGCCAGCAGAAGACCGAGAGCAGTACGAGGAGATCTTTGAACTGGCTGACTCTGATTTTGATGGGATGGTTGGAGGAGGTGAAGTGAAGGATATCTTCATGAACTCCCGGCTGCCTCAGAGCGTGCTGGCACACATATG GTCTCTGGCTGACACTCAGCGCACCGGTAAACTCACCAAAGAGCAGTTCTGTCTGGCGATGCACCTGATTCAGGAGAAGGTGAAAGGAGTGGATCCTCCTCAGAGTCTGACCCCTGACATGATCCCACCGTCAGAGAGAGGAGCTGTCAGCACGCCG ATTCTCTCTGGATTCACGCCATCAGTCGTGTCTGAATTGACTCCGTTGACCAGTCTGAGCAGG GACAGCAGCAGTTCAGTTGGGTTGGTTGAGCCAACGGGAGTCAAGGATCTCGATGACATCAACCAGGAAATCTCCCAGCTGCAGAG TGAGAAACGCATATTGGAGACCGAAATCCGGCAGAAAGAGGAAGCCCTGCGACAGAAGAACAGCGAGGTTCAG GAGGTGCAGAGAGATCTTGAGCGTGAAAACGTGGGTCTTCAGGATTTGGAGCACCAGAAATGGGACGCTCAGGAGCGACTCGGTGAGATGGAGCAGCAGAGAGCCAAACTGGAGAGCACACTGGATGAGACCAAGAGCAAGTGGCAGGAGGAGAACGCCAAA atcacATCGCTGCAGACGCAGATCTTGTCTCAGGAGTCGGACGTACAGATGCAGGAGAAGGAGGTGAGCAGAACGAAGACGGACCTGTACTGTCTGGAGCAAGAGGAACAGCGTTTGGAGGAGAGTCTGCATGCTGGGAAAGCCAAGCTGGACAGCATCCTCAAACTGCTGAAGACATCGCAGGACGAGATGGACCAG ACGCGCAGTGAGCTCAGTGAGATACAGGACGCCCAGCGGGAGCTCAATCAAACCATCGAACGCTTCAGTAAAGCCCTGAACGACAGCGTGACTAGTTTGGCTGATCTGGACCAGCTCATCGCTGAGGAGAGCTCCACCGCTGGCACCAAG gaggatTCGTTGGTTAAGTCCAGGATGGCCATGTTTAACAGTAGCGGCTCTCAAGGCCTGAATGCAGACCCCTTCCAGAGCGAAGACCCCTTCAGAAGTGACCCCTTCAATAAAG CGGATCCGTTTGGAGGAGATCCGTTCCAGCGGAGCGACCCGTTCAAAGACCCCTTCGCTAATTCTGATCCCTTCGGTGAGACTTCCTCAAGTCAGCTCAAG gccagTCCCTTCAGCAGAAGAGTCACCCAGACATCGATGAGTCCCAAACCTAAAGACTCGG ACCCGTTTGCTGCGTCAGACCCATTCGGCAGCGGCTCTTTTGGAGGGAAAGGTGGTTTCGCTGATTTCTCTCAAATGTCAAAG AGCTCGAGCTCGGAGCCTCAGAGCCGAAAGCCGACGTATCCGCTGCCTCCTCCCAAAAAACCCGGACCACAGAGACCAGCGCCGCCTCCTTACG GGAAGAATAGCGGTTCAGGGGTACATAGTCAAGGTTTTGGTGCTCCAGCTGTTCGAAAGACACAACCCGTCTCCTCGTCCTCGACGTTACCGTCTGCGGTTAACCCGTCCTCAGCGTTTAGAGCTGTAAGTCCAGTGTGA
- the LOC113111350 gene encoding epidermal growth factor receptor substrate 15-like 1 isoform X2, with product MAALTPLSQLSSGNPAYESFYRQVDPGNTGKVGAAEAAQFLKKSGLSDSTLGQIWELSDPERKGYLDKKGFFSALRLVASAQGGSDVSLNSSSQNISAPIPKFRDVVSPSLNITTSASDSSWTIKPEDKAKYDGIFESLSPIGGLLSGDKVKPVLMNSNLPLDVLGKIWDLSDIDKDGHLDKDEFSVAMHLVYAAREKESVPSTLPTALIPPLKRKKMASALPGSVPVLPSSPFLLKENLRPALLGSSTNLSPSSSFKRSSPTPAQPQTHTQPFSDVWVVPAEDREQYEEIFELADSDFDGMVGGGEVKDIFMNSRLPQSVLAHIWSLADTQRTGKLTKEQFCLAMHLIQEKVKGVDPPQSLTPDMIPPSERGAVSTPILSGFTPSVVSELTPLTSLSRDSSSSVGLVEPTGVKDLDDINQEISQLQSEKRILETEIRQKEEALRQKNSEVQEVQRDLERENVGLQDLEHQKWDAQERLGEMEQQRAKLESTLDETKSKWQEENAKITSLQTQILSQESDVQMQEKEVSRTKTDLYCLEQEEQRLEESLHAGKAKLDSILKLLKTSQDEMDQTRSELSEIQDAQRELNQTIERFSKALNDSVTSLADLDQLIAEESSTAGTKEDSLVKSRMAMFNSSGSQGLNADPFQSEDPFRSDPFNKADPFGGDPFQRSDPFKDPFANSDPFGETSSSQLKASPFSRRVTQTSMSPKPKDSDPFAASDPFGSGSFGGKGGFADFSQMSKSSSSEPQSRKPTYPLPPPKKPGPQRPAPPPYGKNSGSGVHSQGFGAPAVRKTQPVSSSSTLPSAVNPSSAFRAVSPV from the exons ATGGCGGCGCTCACGCCACTCAGTCAG TTATCAAGTGGAAACCCTGCATATGAGAGCTTCTACAGACAG GTGGATCCGGGAAACACTGGGAAAGTGGGTGCCGCAGAAGCTGCTCAGTTCTTGAAGAAATCAGGGCTTTCAGACAGCACACTGGGTCAG ATCTGGGAGCTGTCAGACCCTGAGAGAAAAGGTTACTTGGATAAAAAG GGTTTCTTCTCTGCTCTGAGGCTGGTGGCTTCTGCTCAAGGAGGAAGTGACGTCAGTCTAAACAGTTCAAGCCAGAACATCTCTGCACCCATCCCTAAATTT AGAGACGTCGTTAGCCCGTCCCTGAACATCACAACCTCAGCTTCTGATTCCAGCTGGACAATAAAG CCGGAGGATAAAGCAAAGTATGATGGGATATTTGAGAGTCTGTCTCCGATTGGTGGGCTCCTGTCAGGTGATAAAGTGAAACCAGTCCTAATGAACTCAAACCTGCCTCTCGATGTGCTTGGAAAG ATTTGGGATCTCAGTGACATTGACAAAGATGGACACTTGGATAAAGATGAGTTTTCAGTG GCGATGCACTTGGTTTATGCAGCTCGAGAGAAGGAGTCTGTGCCATCCACCCTCCCTACCGCTCTCATCCCTCCACTCAAGCGGAAGAAGATGGCGAGCGCTCTTCCGGGATCAGTTCCCGTTCTTCCCTCTAGTCCGTTCCTCCTGAAGGAGAACCTGCGGCCAGCGCTTTTGGGAAGCAGCACAAATTTGTCTCCTTCGAGCTCATTCAAGCGCTCCAGCCCGACCCCAGCGcagcctcaaacacacacacag CCGTTTTCTGATGTCTGGGTGGTGCCAGCAGAAGACCGAGAGCAGTACGAGGAGATCTTTGAACTGGCTGACTCTGATTTTGATGGGATGGTTGGAGGAGGTGAAGTGAAGGATATCTTCATGAACTCCCGGCTGCCTCAGAGCGTGCTGGCACACATATG GTCTCTGGCTGACACTCAGCGCACCGGTAAACTCACCAAAGAGCAGTTCTGTCTGGCGATGCACCTGATTCAGGAGAAGGTGAAAGGAGTGGATCCTCCTCAGAGTCTGACCCCTGACATGATCCCACCGTCAGAGAGAGGAGCTGTCAGCACGCCG ATTCTCTCTGGATTCACGCCATCAGTCGTGTCTGAATTGACTCCGTTGACCAGTCTGAGCAGG GACAGCAGCAGTTCAGTTGGGTTGGTTGAGCCAACGGGAGTCAAGGATCTCGATGACATCAACCAGGAAATCTCCCAGCTGCAGAG TGAGAAACGCATATTGGAGACCGAAATCCGGCAGAAAGAGGAAGCCCTGCGACAGAAGAACAGCGAGGTTCAG GAGGTGCAGAGAGATCTTGAGCGTGAAAACGTGGGTCTTCAGGATTTGGAGCACCAGAAATGGGACGCTCAGGAGCGACTCGGTGAGATGGAGCAGCAGAGAGCCAAACTGGAGAGCACACTGGATGAGACCAAGAGCAAGTGGCAGGAGGAGAACGCCAAA atcacATCGCTGCAGACGCAGATCTTGTCTCAGGAGTCGGACGTACAGATGCAGGAGAAGGAGGTGAGCAGAACGAAGACGGACCTGTACTGTCTGGAGCAAGAGGAACAGCGTTTGGAGGAGAGTCTGCATGCTGGGAAAGCCAAGCTGGACAGCATCCTCAAACTGCTGAAGACATCGCAGGACGAGATGGACCAG ACGCGCAGTGAGCTCAGTGAGATACAGGACGCCCAGCGGGAGCTCAATCAAACCATCGAACGCTTCAGTAAAGCCCTGAACGACAGCGTGACTAGTTTGGCTGATCTGGACCAGCTCATCGCTGAGGAGAGCTCCACCGCTGGCACCAAG gaggatTCGTTGGTTAAGTCCAGGATGGCCATGTTTAACAGTAGCGGCTCTCAAGGCCTGAATGCAGACCCCTTCCAGAGCGAAGACCCCTTCAGAAGTGACCCCTTCAATAAAG CGGATCCGTTTGGAGGAGATCCGTTCCAGCGGAGCGACCCGTTCAAAGACCCCTTCGCTAATTCTGATCCCTTCGGTGAGACTTCCTCAAGTCAGCTCAAG gccagTCCCTTCAGCAGAAGAGTCACCCAGACATCGATGAGTCCCAAACCTAAAGACTCGG ACCCGTTTGCTGCGTCAGACCCATTCGGCAGCGGCTCTTTTGGAGGGAAAGGTGGTTTCGCTGATTTCTCTCAAATGTCAAAG AGCTCGAGCTCGGAGCCTCAGAGCCGAAAGCCGACGTATCCGCTGCCTCCTCCCAAAAAACCCGGACCACAGAGACCAGCGCCGCCTCCTTACG GGAAGAATAGCGGTTCAGGGGTACATAGTCAAGGTTTTGGTGCTCCAGCTGTTCGAAAGACACAACCCGTCTCCTCGTCCTCGACGTTACCGTCTGCGGTTAACCCGTCCTCAGCGTTTAGAGCTGTAAGTCCAGTGTGA